A part of Halobacillus shinanisalinarum genomic DNA contains:
- a CDS encoding transporter substrate-binding domain-containing protein gives MRKGLLLILILMFSVVLSACGTNENKEGSGENNESDNASNSKWSEIQESGELVVGTSGTLFPTSYYPEDSDQLTGYDVEVMREVAKRLDLELSFQEYGVDGLLSAITSGRIDMVINDMEVTQDRKKEFAFSEPYKYSYSTMIVRESNLSGIETLEDLEGKKHGGGATTVFAEIAEHFGAETKTYGNVANDVYLRDVANGRTDFIINDYYLQSLALKALPDIPVQLHPDLKFHPTESAIVMPKEAATLKEKVDETLDEMREDGTLTELSKEFFGGQDASKKPEADIQEIEGLDL, from the coding sequence ATGCGAAAAGGTCTTTTATTGATACTTATCCTTATGTTCTCAGTTGTTCTATCAGCCTGTGGGACAAATGAAAATAAAGAAGGGTCTGGTGAAAACAATGAATCAGACAATGCTTCTAATTCTAAATGGAGTGAAATTCAAGAATCAGGGGAGTTAGTCGTTGGGACTTCAGGGACACTTTTTCCCACTTCCTATTACCCGGAGGATTCTGACCAGCTGACAGGTTATGATGTGGAAGTGATGCGTGAAGTAGCGAAACGCTTAGACCTGGAGCTTTCATTTCAAGAATATGGAGTAGACGGGCTTTTATCTGCTATTACCAGCGGTCGGATTGATATGGTCATTAATGATATGGAGGTTACGCAAGATAGGAAGAAAGAGTTTGCTTTCAGCGAGCCATATAAGTATTCCTATTCAACTATGATTGTCCGTGAGTCTAACCTTTCCGGAATTGAAACATTAGAAGATTTAGAAGGAAAGAAACACGGCGGTGGAGCAACAACTGTATTTGCGGAAATTGCTGAGCACTTTGGTGCAGAAACAAAAACCTATGGGAATGTAGCCAATGATGTGTACCTTCGTGATGTAGCCAACGGACGTACTGATTTCATCATTAACGATTACTATTTGCAGTCACTTGCATTAAAAGCATTGCCTGATATCCCAGTACAGCTTCATCCAGATTTAAAATTCCACCCAACAGAATCCGCTATCGTCATGCCTAAAGAGGCTGCTACGCTGAAAGAGAAAGTGGATGAAACCTTAGATGAAATGAGAGAAGATGGGACACTCACAGAACTTTCGAAAGAATTCTTTGGGGGTCAGGATGCTTCCAAGAAACCAGAAGCCGATATTCAAGAGATTGAAGGGCTAGACCTTTAA
- a CDS encoding heavy metal translocating P-type ATPase, with product MSSEVRSLYKKGSQVFSSSIIEKLKEHFELIAALFSGLLILITWLSADHLSPSTYITLHLIAFIIGGYAKAKEGIEETIQDKELNVELLMILAAIGSASIGYWTEGAILIFIFALSGALETYTMNKSQREISSLMALQPNKAWKVTNEGYIEVATDSLMVGDRILVKAGERVPSDGKIIKGATAIDESAITGESLPVSKENNADVFAGTVTIDGSITVEITKSSTDTVFQKIMKMVQTAQSEKSPSQLFIERFESTYVKVVLIVVALMLFLPHYLLGWTWMDTIYRAMILLVVASPCALVASIMPATLSAISNSARHGVLFKGGVHLENLSHIKAIAFDKTGTLTHGLPEVTDIRMADHYYEDDVLSVVASIEQESNHPLAKAIVRYAMEHQASFLPVDNMKDISGHGITAIVRGETWKIGKPEFVGTDLVESFQDGAAYDLAAEGKTVVFAANNEGLIAMFALKDTVREETKQAVEVLKHRGIYTVMLTGDNPTTAKAIADEAGIDHFVAECLPDQKVTELSALKKHFKHIAMVGDGINDAPALATANVGIAMGEGTDVALETADVVLMKNDLPRISRAIKLSQRMNGIVKQNVIFSIAVIMLLIISNFLQMLDLPLGVVGHEGSTILVILNGLRLLKDSG from the coding sequence ATGTCTTCTGAAGTACGCTCATTATATAAGAAAGGATCCCAAGTGTTCAGCTCTTCCATCATTGAAAAACTGAAGGAACACTTCGAGTTAATTGCTGCTCTCTTCAGTGGTTTACTTATATTAATAACTTGGTTGAGTGCTGATCACCTTTCACCAAGCACATACATCACTTTACACCTCATCGCCTTCATCATCGGTGGGTATGCAAAGGCGAAAGAGGGAATAGAAGAAACGATACAGGATAAAGAGTTAAACGTTGAATTGCTTATGATTCTCGCTGCTATCGGCAGTGCCTCCATTGGATATTGGACAGAAGGGGCCATTTTAATTTTCATATTTGCATTAAGCGGAGCCCTTGAGACGTACACGATGAACAAAAGCCAACGAGAAATATCTTCGCTTATGGCTTTGCAGCCTAATAAGGCATGGAAAGTAACGAATGAAGGCTATATAGAAGTTGCTACAGATTCACTCATGGTGGGTGACCGCATTTTGGTTAAAGCTGGTGAACGTGTCCCCTCGGACGGAAAGATCATTAAAGGAGCGACAGCTATTGACGAAAGCGCCATTACAGGGGAATCCCTGCCTGTGTCCAAAGAAAATAATGCAGACGTTTTTGCTGGTACAGTAACAATTGATGGAAGCATCACTGTCGAGATCACTAAATCCTCGACAGATACAGTTTTTCAAAAAATTATGAAGATGGTCCAAACCGCTCAGAGTGAGAAATCACCATCCCAATTATTTATTGAGCGTTTTGAAAGTACTTATGTAAAAGTAGTCTTGATCGTTGTTGCATTAATGCTGTTCCTTCCCCACTATCTACTCGGCTGGACATGGATGGATACGATTTACCGGGCGATGATTTTGTTGGTCGTTGCTTCCCCATGTGCTTTAGTGGCTTCGATTATGCCGGCAACGCTATCAGCTATTTCAAACAGTGCGCGTCATGGGGTTCTATTCAAAGGCGGTGTACATCTTGAGAATCTGTCACATATTAAAGCCATTGCTTTTGACAAAACAGGGACACTTACTCATGGTTTACCTGAGGTAACGGATATACGCATGGCAGATCACTATTACGAAGATGATGTCTTATCTGTTGTTGCCTCCATTGAGCAGGAATCGAACCACCCATTAGCAAAAGCAATCGTCCGTTACGCCATGGAACACCAAGCTTCTTTCCTTCCTGTAGATAATATGAAAGATATAAGCGGGCACGGAATAACCGCCATCGTCCGTGGGGAAACTTGGAAAATAGGGAAACCCGAGTTTGTTGGAACTGACCTGGTAGAGTCTTTCCAAGATGGAGCGGCTTATGATTTAGCCGCAGAGGGAAAAACGGTAGTCTTTGCAGCTAATAATGAGGGACTTATTGCCATGTTTGCCTTAAAAGATACAGTTAGGGAAGAAACAAAACAGGCTGTCGAGGTTTTAAAACATCGCGGGATCTATACGGTCATGTTAACTGGTGACAATCCTACAACGGCTAAAGCGATCGCTGATGAGGCGGGGATCGATCATTTCGTAGCCGAATGCCTGCCAGATCAAAAAGTAACAGAGCTTAGTGCTTTGAAGAAACATTTTAAACATATTGCCATGGTAGGAGATGGAATTAATGATGCACCAGCTTTAGCCACAGCAAATGTTGGGATTGCAATGGGAGAAGGCACAGACGTAGCACTGGAAACAGCTGATGTTGTGTTAATGAAAAATGACCTTCCCAGAATCTCAAGGGCCATAAAGCTATCACAGAGGATGAATGGGATCGTGAAGCAGAATGTGATCTTTTCCATAGCTGTGATTATGCTTTTGATTATCAGCAATTTTTTACAGATGTTAGATCTCCCTCTAGGCGTGGTTGGACATGAGGGAAGTACAATTTTAGTGATCCTAAATGGGTTACGTTTGCTCAAGGATTCCGGCTGA